From the genome of Setaria viridis chromosome 1, Setaria_viridis_v4.0, whole genome shotgun sequence:
GCAACTTTTCATCGCCTTCCTTTTTACCCCTTTTCCCGTCCCCACGAGTGGCCGGAGCCGCGCATGGGATTGTTGGGGGCAGCTTTTCGCACGGACAgcgtttggactttggagttCTCCGACGAAGGACGTGGTACGTGCAAAATTGCCTCGTCAACCGGCCGCTCTGTTGGACCGCCGGCGTTGAGCAATGATCCACGCCATGATCGCTCGTACAGGAATCCCATCGCCGTCGTCTCCGCCACCCAAGATCGAGACCCGGCCTTCGTCTTCGTTAATTAAACCATCAGCACATCAGCCCGTAAAATTTTCTCAAAGACTTTTTTGGTTGAACTTGGCCCAGGATAGAATACGAACTAGATTAATTGACCTACAACACATACAGTCCCtttgttcttaaatatatggCGATTACTTTGCACAGGGATggatggagggagagagagactATTTGTTTACCATTTGCCTTTTGAACTGATGACTAAGCATCCCTTTGCGATCGAGGACCTGATCGGCCATCTGACCTTGCTGGTTTTCGCTCCAGTGCGTATCTCTCTTGCGCGCCTCTTTTTGCAAAAGCACCTCAAGGAGCGAGGCGAGGACGAACATATCCGCACGATCAGTTAACAATCATTACACGATCACCGCTCCGCTAATCCCAGCTGCAGAACCGGATTCCCGCGCCTAATGACGCGCTGCACAGCGCACTAGCGAGCAGCACGATCGCACGGCCCGGTGATCCGATCGGTAGCCAATCCCCTGCGACGGAGATAttgctatttttcttcttctccccagcCCAGCAGTGCGCGCACCCTATAGCGGCTGCACTGGAACTCGGTCCGTTCCGCCCACGGCTCGGCTCCATGCCTCCATCCCGACCCGGCACCTCCGCACCTGGCATCACCGCGCGCCTGCACCCGCGGCCTGCGGGGCACGAGACGAACGCCACCCGGGCACCCGTCCACCTACCCACCCACTCGTGCGTGCGCTCTACGTGGCGTGACGcagcgccggccgcgcgcgcgcgcgcgcactcGCCGCCGGATCGGGGCTGAAAAAAGGCCTGGGCGCTTTGGCTCggtcactccactccactccactggGGTTTGCTGCTTGACCGGCGGCGTGGCGTTATCGGAGGAGGCGACGCACCGGTAGCGCATGGCCGCATGGCTGCCCGAGcgcgcggccccgccggccggttCAGCAGGGAGGGAGAGATATGTGGCCGTGGCCGCGCGCGCCGGTGGGCCGCGGGAGGCCGGCTTTATTTCGCTGTCACTACCTAACCACAAACAAAGGATGGGGGGCGTCAAAGGAGCCCATCCAAGGCCGCGTAGAAAGCGTGGTGCTTCGTGCGTGCCAGGGGGTGTAGGTGTAGCGTAGTAGCATAGAGATCGCTTTGGGGTTGTGGCCTATCCGAGTTGCCGTTGCGTGACTCCTCGTTTCCTTGGACCTGGATCAGATGCACGCTTGGGCACGACTGGCTGGACCGCTGGATGCATGCATTTGTGCAATACTGCAATGAAACTACAATGGCATGTATGTTTGCCTGTAAAGTGCAGTACCTTGAAATGAACATGGAACGAGTCAGTGGTGCTGCACACGTGAACTGAGGAACGGGAACAGTTAAGGGACGCTGAACAGTCACGAGTACCGGTAAGAGCAAGTACACTCGTGTTGTCTAATAAGCGGTCTCAtacattgacacgtaatcttgataCGACTTAACAAACAACATGTACAATGGGTTTATTCCCTTAATTTGCGTATACAATACAATATATATGAGTTGCATGCAActacaactcgtacaatggtgtAGTCGTCCTCTGATAGTCCTAAAATCTAACTTATGAGGTAGTTGTTTCACGAAACGACGATCTTTTTTCTCTCCTcgtcctctctcctccacatcagcaaaaatcctAGGTATGTGATATTGCATGAGACGAACTATAAGAATGTTGATGTTAAGAATGTTGATGTGTAACAGGATACTTGCCCTATGTTCTAAAATTATTCGCAAAGAATGCAGTAGTTAAATTAGTCAAGTGTTAATCAACTGCAAGTACTCCCACTCGTAGCCTGGCCTAGCCTTCTAGATACTTGTCTGAATAAGAGGGTAGCGGCCTACTTAAAAGAGCTAAAGCGCAGTCCAACATGGCAACTTGTACACGATCTACCgccaaaagagaaaaaaaaggaaacaaaagcaACCTCCGGCCTCCGGGCTCTCTTTATTATCTGCGCTGTCAATGAATTACACTACTAGTGCCGCGCGCATTATTTCGTCAGTGCCCGTAACCGGTAAAGAAGCCGGTGCCACTAATTAACCAGTAGCCACGACTAATTGCGTGATGTAACTCGTGAACGAGATGTGTGTAAAGAACGAGCGGCGCGACGAGTGGCCGAGGGCAACAGAAAAGGTTCAATGCAGGGCGGGTCTAGTGCGAGTGGGGCACGGTGACATCCATGTCTGCCAATATTAACTACTACTAGTACTCGTGCTACAAGTCCAGCTGCTATCGGTTGGTCGGTTTCCAATGGTCAAATAGTATCGCTTTCGTATCATCTGCATCTCGTCTGCAGAGAGGCGCTTTAATTGTTTTTTCAACAAGGACGATGACACTGACACAGGCCGAATGCGCTCGACGTTTGGCGTTCGTAGTGCCATTGCCATGCGTGTGGCACGTTGGTTTGTCGACTGACGACACGGGCAAAAACCATGGGCTTCGAGTGCCAAGTGAGTGATGTGCTTTTGGTTGGAGCTCCCCCCGGCGAGGCGCGGTGACGCAGACCGCAGGAATATTGCGTCCGCCAGACATGCGACTTcccttctttctgttttttttttctgttttttccctcttttttGAGAGAAAAATAGAGCAATgtgcttttttaaaaaataaacacCCCAAAAGATGGAAAAATGGACGGCAAATGAGCCTAGCTCACTGGGGGGGCCCTTTGGCAGCACCATTTAGATCCGtcccatatttttttttaatgaaacgATCCGGCCCAGTACTACTAGTAATCCAGAAAGCGGCAAAACGGATCCATTTTAGGCCTAAAGCCTAAAGCCCGTCAAACATCAACTGGGCATTAGGCTCCCAGTTGTGGCATGCGCAGCACGGCCCACTTTCATTTCGGCTCAGTTTGGATCCTCCTTTGCAAGGCTGGGGCATGCTTGCTGGGCCTGTGATAGCAAGATTTGGGGTAGCTTGCTGCAGCGAGCCGGTTCAGCAGTTCAGCTCTCCTCCCTTGGCAAGGCAAGCTTTGCTGGGCAAGGCGCGGCTAGCAAAGCTCGTGAGGCAACCAAACTGACCCGAACGATAGCTTGGACTTTTCAACATACCCGCCTCGCGGTAAAGCAAGCACTCAAGAATGCATGGAGTGAATTGGGTACACGGTTTCAAACTTCAACTTTCTCACCGACGAACCCTCCCCTCCTCCATTTGGTTCCTTTTTCGGGTGCGATCTGCTGTCCCTGTGGCCCAACCCTTCGCCATGGGCATCCTGCCATCCATCAGATTCACGCGCGCGCATCCGCTGGCCGATCGATCAGATCAGGGATCGggccccgcgcccccgcccccggctcCCCACCGTGACTCACGCATGCACGACCCACAAAGCGCCAACAGGCTGCAGGAAGAGCCATGCCGCCGACGTGTAGTCGCCTAGGCAGGACTGAAGCATGGCAGCAGCAAGCTGCGATCATAGCCTCTCGTCTCCTGGACCCGAGGCGCCATTGGCCACCAGCTTGGAATCCGGCCTGAATCCGGGTCCCAGTTCTGAGCGGCAGCGTGCATCGGTCATCGGATAGTGTGTGTCCTGGTAGCTACAGTCAGCTAGAGTCCAGCGGGTGAATTCGGCCCGTGAATGGCCACATGGCTACACTGTAGCACATCGAATGGTACTATTGTGCCCGTGCCCTGTTCCTGCACATCCTTTGATCACCAGCTTAGTTTGAATTTAATCCGGTTCTAGGTTGTGCTAATCAGCTCGCACGTTTAACATCAACTGGTGTTTAGCTCGGTGCCGACGCTCTATATAAGAGCTTCCCCTGCTCCCAATCCATCCCACCCCTTGCCTCCTGCGCCCATCCACCTAATAACAAAAACCGGTGACCGTGGTAAGCTCAGTTTAGGTCCTGTTCTTCAGCTTCTGCCCAACCTCGCCACCGAGCAGAGATGGCACTCTCTCGCCGCATGGCCGCGCCGGTCCTCGTCTTCCTGCTCCTCCTCATCGCCTCAGGTGCCTGATTCTAGCTGTTGCCGTGCTCGTCCATTGCTAGATACGTGGCCGTGCAAATTAATCAAATAACTCTCGCTCTTTAATTTGTTGCTTTAATTCGCATGGCGCAGAGATGGgtccggcgacggtggcggaggcgaggcACTGCCTGTCGCAGAGCCACCACTTCAAGGGCCTGTGCCTGAGCAGCAGCAACTGCGCCAACGTGTGCCGCGTCGAGAGATTCCCCGACGGCGAGTGCCAGACGACGGCCGGCACGCGCAAGTGCTTCTGCAAGAGGATCTGCTAGTCGCCGGCCGGAAGCCGGCCCGGCACGCGCTGCAAGCCGAGCATTAGTCCTACTCCTGCCGTTGTCCGTGTACTCTCCTTTTGTTCGTCGGTTCTCGCGGCTATGCTGTAGCGAGCTGTTTGCTCTCGCTTTGCTCTGTTTTCTTAGAATAAACTCGGTGCTGGTGCTGCGCGTGCGGAACATCTCACTGGTGTTCTGCATCCGTAGGTAGGCAGCAAGATGATGTAAGGtcctcctttatttttttccacaaaAAAATTTGATGTAATGCAGTTTCGTGCAAAAATTAGTTTAGTGCAtcatcttttttaaaaaaaaattccgtCAAGTTTCTCGCCAGTGCACGATTAGACAAACATTGTACGAGTACATCGTGAGGCAGACAAGACATGCAGTTCCGGCGTTAACGCTAGAACCCTCCTCCAATTCGAGAGAACACGCCCAGCTTAGCAGCTGTTAAACATATATAGTACTAGGTCATGTTTTTCGCTTCCCAAATTAAGCACTCGACTAATCTAAGCTCGAAGGCAGCTCTATATACTCCTGTTCTGTTTCTCCAGTGTGTCCATTCGCATTCCTTCACACCTACCTCATCCATCAAGATTCAAGGCCGATTGCTTGGTTCATTCGCTCCAGGCTAGCGATAGATGGCACTGCCTCGTGGCGtggtcctcttcttccttctcctcctcgtggCAGGTGATTAGCTTCGCTATGGTGTCAGGCGTTAGTTGCTCATTAGCCATCTAACAGCACCCTGCACCAAGCAGATTAGAGGGTAACCAACCAGCGCATTGCGATGGGATACAGATGAAATGTGATCAATGGTGCTTGTATATACGGTGCAGAGATTGGCACGATCGAAGCCAAGAAGCTATCGAAGCATGCCAAGAAGACGCCGAAGTCCctgatgaaggaggaggaggaggaggaggaggaggagaaccaCTGCCTGTCGCAGAGCCACCAGTTCAAGGGCTTTTGCTTCAGCAGCGACACCTGCGCCGCGGTGTGCATGGAGGAGAGCTTCCACGGCGGAGAGTGCAAGTTCGAGAACGCCCTGCGCAAGTGCTTCTGCAAGAAGCCCTGCTAGTTTATCGGGGTCGTCCATTTCATTTGTTTGATTTCACACGTGACATGCTCATCTCGTTCCAAACATGTCGCGATCCTGTCAATTGCCGAGGGTTGGCTATTGAACTTCGTAGGTTTTGGTGTTCGAAACTATCATTGTTTTCAAATTGGTATTTGTAACTGTTTTTAATGTCGTTTTCGCTGCTGTatctttttagaaaatggaaataaGTCCGACCAAGTGTTTAAGGAGTATTCAGCTgatcaaaaataaataaaagaaaacaagcACACGAATAAAAGGAAATAATCACAAACAATATCTATAATATCTATTATTGCTTATTTATCCATACTTGGGAAAAATGTCCAAAGTCTTCAATACTCTGCTTGCCAAATGGATGATCTCCCTAGTATCCTTACACCACGATAATGAGTCGCAGCCAATATGTTCTGGCGAAGGTAATATCCAAAACGACGTAGGAATGTAACAAAAACACCATCTTTAGCATCTAATAGAATCATCGAACACCTCGACGCAGCCACAAGTATAGGTTGGGAATGCCGAAACACATGTATCTCCACGACAATGCGTTCAGGAAGGACCATGATATCAATAGTATTGTTATCGTCGGCCTAAATAGGGGGAGGTCCAAACCGCCACCAAGAAGCAGTGGCAGATCTGGGGGGCTAAGGGGGCTCGAGCCCCCTGCTGCCTGCGACATCATGGAGCCCCCTCCAAAATTGAGGCACCATGGATGAGAACTCGAGAAGTTGCAGATTTTACTTAGCTTAGACATAGGTAAAAGATAGCCTATGCATTATTGGGTCAGGGTGAAAAACACCAAGTAAAAGAACTTAGCAATGAGTTGGGCCGTGGCCTATGGCCTTCCAATTACACAGCCCAAAACAAATGAAGCTCTGTAACTCATGGTCCACCCATGGTCCAGACTCCCAAGCATGCGCGTGCTGTTAACAAAAACTGAAGGCGTTGCTAGTGAATGCTCTGTCAAACCGGCCCAAACCTACCCCTCGCTGTGGATTGTGAGTGAACAGTAATACGACTTAGAAATGATGAACTTTTGTTGGCAGTATGTTCAGTTCCCCCTATTTTTtcccctagatccgcccctgccaAGGAGGGAATGACACCAGCAAGTGTCGTCGACTAGGCTTTCGCCCCGACCTCCACTAAACTGGCCGCCAAAACCGTTGCCATGGCATCATGCACCACATGGCTGCTCGAGCAGCCTAAAACCCATGAGCTTGAGACTCCCCAACTTCTTATCAGTGAATCATCGAGGATGAATAACCCCGCTTGGGCCAAATCCAGCCATCCCCGGACAGCCACCCGCAAAGCAGCTAGAGCATTATGCATCACATGGCGGCTCAAGCAACCTGCAGCCCATGAGCTTGAGACTCCTGACGAATTGTTGAGGATGGACGGCCCTACTCAGGCCAAATCCGGCCATCCCCAAACCGCCACTGGCTGAGCTAGCAACCCCGGAGCCATATCGAGTGGTGAGACAATTTGCCTGACCCACCCAAAAATTGCCAGGCTGCAATATAAGCGCCTCCACGCGCGCCCATCGTTGCTGTCGCCGCAGTTCAGCCTTCACAACGGGTGGAGATCTCCAGGCCTCTGCACGATGTGACTACGATTTGGGACGCAAGTTTTTAGTTCTCGGACGGAGTCACGAAGCAGCCCCGAGTGACCCAACTTCCATTCCCGACGACCCCGCGCGCAGAAGACACCTCGGCCCAGATTCCAATCGCACCTCGCGCACACGCCTCAATCCCCCCCAGGCCcgggcgccaccgccgctgcggcctgcgggACGTTCACGTTGTTGCTCATTCGTGCGGCCGGACCGCCGGAGAGCGGCCGCTGCGGGTCAGCCCCGGAGCGGAGGCGCGCGTGCGCGGTGCGCCCCGCGTCGAGGGAGTCGGGCGGACGGCCTCTACTCGGATCGGGCAGAAACAGAGAGGAGGTACAGGGATCACCGGTTTCTTTGGACACGGTCTATAGGTGCGGGAAGGCTAGCTGCCGGGATCGGGCGCGgggtgccgcgccgcgcgcgcgggtTGCCGAGCTCTTTGCCGTGGACTTTGTATGCGTAGAAGCATCTGCAGCTGCCGGCACTACCACTCGGCCACTTCTTCGACAATCTCCGACACTTTTGCACAGGGTCCAACACGAATTCCACTTCTTAACCATGGTATACATATTTCATGATCGCAACGTGCGAGCAATACAGCCTTTCTGTTGCGGATCCTTAGTAATTATGAGTGGGAGAATTGTTGTTCTACTTCCTGTGCCATAAGATAATTCTTGCAAGCCGGGGAACCGTTAAAACCAATTTGCAGCCGATCCAAAGTGTTCACTTTTGAACGACAAGGCAGTTTTTGTGTCCGGACGAAGCAGTACTCAATAGAGCAAGCTAACATAAGTATATACTAGGTTCAGTACTCCTTGTACATGCACAGACATAGAAATTGTCATCAACATACAATGCAACATGTTTTAGCAGAAGGATATGGTTAAAGAAGAAAATAGACAGGAAAACACATCGCTATCCTAGGTGCACGCTCCCTCGATCCTACTACGTACTTCCTCGTAGTAGCTAGCTACTAGCTACATCCAATTAAGCTACAACCTAGTAAttaactaattaattaatgtacCAATCACACTGCGCTCTCCACTGTACAATGCTGGCATACAGAAAGGAACACGCTTTGACAAGGACCAGAAACTTACACTGACGTTCATtggacaaaacaaaacaagctGTTTTGGCTTATTCTCTTTGTCTAAAACGCCATGTATTGTCaactggcgcggcggcggcagtggtaGTTTGCGCCATGGCCGGGTTGTGCGTAAGCGCTTTGCAGGCCACATGCAGATCTAGACGAGGAAATTAGGGAGCCCGATCTTCTTCCCGGTTCTCTTGACGTCTTCTTGCACCTTGCTCCTGTACTCCCCGAACGTGAACGTCCTGTAAGGAGAAGGCTCCTCGCACGTGCCGATGGGCGAGTCGTAGGACGGGCAAAGGAAGTAGGCGACGGAGTAGCGCTCCGTCGTCGCGTTGGTCACCACTTTGTGCTCCACGCTCTTGTATCTGTTGTTGCTCCAAGCCTTCAAAAATAACGCAACGAAGAAAAAGAACAAAGACTAAGAGAGGCCACCTTGGGATTACAATGCATGCACGATGCTGACAGATTGTAAAAGAGAAGCATGCGTACGGCAAACATTTACTCAATTAATCCTAGTAATATAATCTGATCTTCATTATCAGTACTACATTGAAAGTAAGTCGGGTGTGTGATCTCTCTGTATGGATAAGGGCAAATTCGCTTTAGTACTCCATATAGTAGGTGTACTGGTGTGATCTCCCATTGGTTCCCCTCGCAAAAGCTGCAATACACCATGTGGCGATGTGAGTGTAGCATGCATGGACAGGTCAGCTTTCGTACTGCGATGTTTTGCTGTCCCTAGAACTGGTTAAACTTTTTGGTTAGCCGCGGTACATGCAGTACGCGCCGGAACAGCGCAGGCAAGTACACGTAGCTCCTTGCGCGGCTGCGTGCGTGTCTGACGCGGCAAGGCCTCAAGTTTGAAGAGTCAAAGGAATATGTTCATGCTGGATTCTGTACTTGCACGCAGACAGGCAGCCACTGATAAAGAGAGAAAGGAAAGTATATTGTGGCCGATGTGATCCTAGCTTTTCGTGCACAAAGCAAGGTAGCTAGTCAGGCTTTACTAGGTACCTCGGAGGGGAGAACGACGTCGTCGACCGATCGGCATGTGCAGAAGGGAAACAAAGCAACGTGATGGGTGTGTACCTGGAACAGGTCCCCGATGTTGACGATGAGGGCGCCGGGGATGGGCTTGACGGCCACCCACCTGGCGCCCTTCATGAGCTGCAGGCCGCCGACGTGGTCCTGGCACAGCACGGTGAGGAAGTCGCTGTCGGTGTGCGGCACCAGGCCGAAGGCGTCGGGGGAGACCGGGCACGGCGGGTACCGGTTCAGCCGGAGGAAGCACGTCGTCTCGTCGCAACCCTCCGGGAAGCGCTCCCCGGCCGGGCGCCGCCCCGCCAGGAGCGCCTCGGCGAGCACGCGCGCCAGCGTGCCGGCAAGCTTCGACATCGCGCCCGCCACCTCCCGCGTCACGTCcctgtgcggcggcggcggcgacggtggcacAACGACAACCCGTGGCTCAGCTTTGCTTGATTATATATGATGATGGGACGATAGCATCGTGTGTAAACTATAGATATTGTTGTGCCGACCTGAAGACTTCAATTATTATTTCACCcctattttaattttatttctATATATGCAACTTGAGACTACAAGTCTAGAAAAGTCCCTTCCAGCCCAATCATAAAACAAATTcgaatattaaaaaaaatagaagattcAGACATTTGGTAGGGATCACACGTATACTATTTTAGATAGCACAcaagtacttttttttttccatgacGCAACATAaactaataaaaaaataaatataggGACGTCCATCGATGTTTCATTAACTTTAATCCTTTTCCTCCCTGATCACTAGACCCGTGAAAGGAGCACCGATTGTTAGCCACGATATGCACAATAATCCATCATGTAGTTGTACTCGCGACGAGGACGATTGCATGAGCCTCAACGGCCGTTGCATTTTCCACATCAGACGTGAGTTACAGCCCAACTACTTTGCACCGACTTGCTGACTAGTAGTAAACCGTAGCAAGAAGGCTCCAAAGAAAAGGTGATGCTGCCAGGCCAGCTTACAACCGCCGTAAATTGAAGCGCCTCTCCTTTTCCCGGTCGGGTTACGTCGTGTCCTGGTAATTATTCCGCCGCAACCGCACCAATAACCCGCGT
Proteins encoded in this window:
- the LOC117863901 gene encoding defensin-like protein CAL1, with amino-acid sequence MALSRRMAAPVLVFLLLLIASEMGPATVAEARHCLSQSHHFKGLCLSSSNCANVCRVERFPDGECQTTAGTRKCFCKRIC
- the LOC117843799 gene encoding gibberellin 2-beta-dioxygenase 6; its protein translation is MPAFAGSAAEPPLADSYHALLRRHGGGDNDDGAHTAAVPVAECELPMIDVGCLTRDGGGSEAERAACAAAIARAAEEWGFFQVRNHGVAPGLLDAMRREQARLFRLPFEAKSTAGLLNDSYRWGTPTATSPRQLSWSEAFHVPLAGVSGDRCNFGDLTALRDVTREVAGAMSKLAGTLARVLAEALLAGRRPAGERFPEGCDETTCFLRLNRYPPCPVSPDAFGLVPHTDSDFLTVLCQDHVGGLQLMKGARWVAVKPIPGALIVNIGDLFQAWSNNRYKSVEHKVVTNATTERYSVAYFLCPSYDSPIGTCEEPSPYRTFTFGEYRSKVQEDVKRTGKKIGLPNFLV